Proteins from a single region of Hordeum vulgare subsp. vulgare chromosome 6H, MorexV3_pseudomolecules_assembly, whole genome shotgun sequence:
- the LOC123404967 gene encoding FBD-associated F-box protein At4g10400-like, producing RSTADEFQESGSPTSDSRASGDRKSRLAGGQTSAEAASQLFDGMTPAKRLNSAPQLIATDRIGALPDNILHHMLSFLPAQAAVRTCVLAHRWRHLWRSTTGLRIGGLDDEESVHVQDIRKFVDHLLILRERTDLDTVEIKFHEFLGDDEPYVNLWIRFAVMNKVRVLTLHNYDDDYLYLHNLPLGSRYLRTLDLDGIGLEETFLDFAGCPLLETLSLDTCHISGRKISSPSLKHLSITICSSDLDCRIRVAAPVLVSLILDDFSGLTPFLENMPLLETANLYIGSKCKDVCLKYDSGVFCGANNNTCENCVPTSDSYGSDCVLLGGISSAKRLVLKSKFGQFIFSRDLKHCPTFSKLKFLLLDGYWCEAPDLDPLSRILKNSPVLEELTLVNFRKGQNPKVEMKGSYSSMKRSPAISEHLKIVEVKCNVVDEKILKVLRFLSAFNIRFSFH from the exons CGGTCGACCGCCGACGAATTTCAGGAAAGCGGGAGTCCAACTTCCGATTCTCGTGCCAGCGGCGACCGGAAGTCTCGACTTGCCGGCGGCCAGACGAG CGCCGAGGCCGCCTCCCAGCTGTTCGACGGAATGACTCCTGCGAAGAGGCTCAATAGTGCGCCGCAGCTGATCGCCACCGACCGCATCGGCGCCCTCCCCGACAACATCCTCCACCACATGCTCTCCTTCCTCCCAGCGCAGGCGGCCGTGCGGACTTGCGTGCTCGCCCATCGCTGGCGCCACCTGTGGAGGTCCACCACAGGCTTGCGCATAGGCGGCCTTGACGATGAGGAGTCTGTCCATGTCCAAGACATCCGCAAGTTCGTGGACCATCTGCTGATCCTGCGTGAGCGCACCGATCTGGACACCGTCGAGATCAAATTCCATGAGTTCCTGGGAGACGACGAGCCCTATGTTAACCTATGGATCCGTTTTGCTGTGATGAACAAAGTTCGGGTGCTCACCCTTCATAACTATGATGATGATTACCTCTACCTGCACAACTTGCCTCTTGGCTCTCGGTATCTGAGAACATTGGACCTTGATGGTATAGGCCTAGAGGAGACCTTTCTTGACTTCGCTGGCTGTCCATTGTTGGAGACTCTGAGTTTGGACACGTGCCACATCAGTGGCCGTAAGATATCGTCCCCTTCCCTGAAGCATTTGAGCATCACTATCTGTTCCTCTGATTTGGATTGCCGGATCCGTGTTGCTGCCCCAGTCCTTGTCTCCCTCATTCTAGATGACTTCTCTGGTTTAACCCCTTTTCTTGAAAACATGCCGTTGCTAGAGACTGCAAATCTGTATATTGGCAGTAAATGCAAGGATGTCTGTCTGAAGTATGACTCTGGTGTTTTCTGTGGAGCTAATAATAATACATGTGAGAATTGTGTTCCTACTAGTGACAGTTATGGCAGCGATTGTGTGCTTCTGGGTGGTATCTCAAGTGCTAAACGTCTTGTATTGAAATCTAAATTTGGACAG TTCATCTTCTCAAGAGATTTGAAACACTGCCCTACATTTAGCAAGTTGAAGTTTTTATTACTCGATGGTTACTGGTGCGAGGctcctgatttggatccactatcaCGCATTCTGAAAAATTCCCCGGTTCTAGAGGAGCTCACTCTTGTTAACTTTCGTAAG GGACAAAATCCTAAAGTGGAAATGAAAGGAAGCTACAGTTCAATGAAGAGATCACCTGCAATATCAGAGCACCTTAAAATAGTGGAAGTCAAGTGCAATGTGGTAGATGAGAAGATTCTCAAAGTTCTAAGGTTCCTATCTGCATTTAACATAA GATTCAGTTTCCATTAA